A genomic region of Apteryx mantelli isolate bAptMan1 chromosome 10, bAptMan1.hap1, whole genome shotgun sequence contains the following coding sequences:
- the MMP2 gene encoding 72 kDa type IV collagenase, protein MKTHIVFGFIFKVLLIHVYLFNKTLAAPSPIIKFPGDSTPKTDKELAVQYLNKYYGCPKDNCNLFVLKDTLKKMQKFFGLPETGDLDQNTIETMKKPRCGNPDVANYNFFPRKPKWEKNHITYRIIGYTPDLDPETVDDAFARAFQVWSDVTPLRFNRIHDGEADIMINFGRWEHGDGYPFDGKDGLLAHAFAPGPGIGGDSHFDDDELWTLGEGQVVRVKYGNADGEYCKFPFWFNGKEYNSCTDAGRSDGFLWCSTTKDFDADGKYGFCPHESLFTMGGNGDGQPCKFPFKFQGKSYEQCTTEGRTDGYRWCGTTEDYDRDKKYGFCPETAMSTVGGNSEGAPCVFPFIFLGNKHESCTSAGRNDGKLWCASTSSYDDDRKWGFCPDQGYSLFLVAAHEFGHAMGLEHSEDPGALMAPIYTYTKNFRLSQDDIKGIQELYEVSPDVEPGPGPGPGPGPRPTLGPVTPELCKHDIVFDGVAQIRGEIFFFKDRFMWRTVNPRGKPTGPLLVATFWPDLPEKIDAVYEAPQDEKAVFFSGNEYWVYSASNLDRGYPKKLSSLGLPPDVQRVDAAFNWGRNKRTYIFAGDRYWKYNEEKKKMELASPKFIADSWNGVPDNLDAVLGLSDSGYTYFFKDQYYLQMEDKSLKIVKIGKINSDWLGC, encoded by the exons ATGAAGACTCACATTGTCTTTGGCTTCATTTTTAAAGTACTATTAATCCACGTCTATCTTTTTAACAAAACTTTAGCTGCACCGTCACCAATCATTAAGTTTCCTGGAGACAGCACTCCAAAAACAGACAAAGAACTAGCAGTG caataCCTGAACAAATACTATGGGTGCCCAAAAGACAATTGCAATTTATTTGTACTGAAAGATACtttgaagaaaatgcagaaattttTTGGGCTGCCTGAAACGGGAGATTTGGATCAAAATACTATTGAGACGATGAAGAAACCGCGCTGTGGTAATCCAGATGTGGCCAATTACAACTTCTTTCCAAGAAAgccaaaatgggaaaaaaatcatataacATACAG GATTATAGGTTATACACCGGATTTGGATCCTGAGACAGTAGATGATGCCTTTGCCCGAGCCTTTCAAGTCTGGAGTGATGTCACACCACTGAGATTTAACCGAATACATGATGGAGAAGCAGACATTATGATTAATTTTGGCAGATGGg AACATGGTGATGGCTATCCGTTTGATGGCAAAGATGGTCTCCTGGCTCACGCTTTTGCGCCAGGGCCAGGAATTGGAGGAGACTCCCATTTTGATGATGATGAACTGTGGACTCTTGGAGAGGGGCAAG TGGTTAGGGTGAAGTATGGAAACGCAGATGGTGAATACTGCAAATTCCCCTTCTGGTTCAATGGTAAGGAATACAACAGCTGCACAGATGCAGGCCGCAGCGATGGGTTCCTCTGGTGTTCGACAACCAAAGACTTCGATGCAGATGGCAAATACGGCTTTTGTCCCCACGAGT CCCTTTTCACAATGGGCGGCAACGGCGATGGACAGCCATGCAAATTCCCCTTTAAATTCCAAGGCAAGTCCTATGAGCAGTGCACGACCGAAGGCCGGACAGATGGGTACCGATGGTGCGGCACTACCGAAGACTACGACAGAGATAAGAAATACGGATTCTGTCCAGAGACTG CGATGTCAACGGTTGGTGGAAACTCTGAAGGAGCACCTTGCGTATTCCCTTTCATTTTCCTTGGCAATAAACATGAGTCCTGCACAAGCGCGGGTCGCAACGACGGCAAGCTGTGGTGTGCTTCCACCAGCAGCTATGACGACGACCGCAAGTGGGGCTTCTGTCCCGATCAAG GATACAGCCTCTTCCTGGTCGCTGCTCACGAATTTGGCCATGCCATGGGGTTAGAGCACTCTGAGGACCCAGGAGCTCTCATGGCTCCAATCTACACCTACACCAAGAACTTCCGACTTTCTCAGGACGACATTAAAGGGATCCAGGAGCTATATG AAGTATCGCCCGACGTTGAACCAGGGCCAGGACCAGGACCGGGGCCAGGCCCTCGTCCAACCCTTGGACCGGTCACGCCAGAGCTCTGCAAGCATGACATTGTTTTTGACGGAGTCGCACAGATTAgaggagaaatctttttcttcaaAGATAG ATTCATGTGGAGGACCGTGAACCCCCGAGGTAAACCCACCGGTCCTCTGTTGGTTGCTACATTCTGGCCCGACCTGCCCGAGAAAATTGATGCTGTCTACGAGGCCCCTCAGGACGAGaaggctgtatttttttcag GGAACGAGTACTGGGTCTATTCGGCAAGCAACTTGGACCGGGGCTATCCAAAGAaactcagcagcctgggcctcccCCCCGATGTGCAACGCGTCGACGCAGCCTTTAACTGGGGCAGGAACAAGAGGACATACATTTTTGCCGGAGACAGATACTGGAA GTACAacgaagaaaaaaagaaaatggagctgGCATCCCCTAAATTCATTGCTGATTCTTGGAATGGAGTTCCAGATAATCTCGATGCTGTCCTGGGTCTCAGTGATAGTG GATACACCTACTTTTTCAAAGATCAGTACTATCTACAAATGGAAGACAAGAGTTTGAAGATTGTTAAAATTGGCAAGATAAATTCTGACTGGTTGGGTTGCTGA